In a genomic window of Thermoproteus tenax Kra 1:
- a CDS encoding CPBP family intramembrane glutamic endopeptidase has protein sequence MSHKVITASGSLVGAVAKSRRLDHLAIGYLVALAVYDILADVFAPYLPPEALVYLFIIIEAAFLMGLRWIQPRFSRRGLYDGLFWFVLWFVALMYISALIPSGDVVSDIKSLYYEGLLPLMIVAYLLIEPVVSELYFRAVIFQRLVGRSRPAAYLASSLLWSFLLTAPEDLGGLATALVMSLLGIILAYAYERGGFTSSLIIHAIFSALYTVNLVIIALG, from the coding sequence GTGTCCCATAAAGTCATCACGGCCAGCGGCTCATTGGTGGGCGCCGTCGCGAAGAGCCGTAGGCTAGACCATCTTGCGATAGGCTATCTGGTCGCTCTGGCTGTATACGATATATTAGCCGACGTATTTGCGCCTTATCTGCCACCCGAAGCCCTCGTCTATCTCTTCATCATAATAGAGGCCGCGTTTTTGATGGGCTTGCGGTGGATACAGCCCAGGTTCTCGAGGAGGGGGCTCTACGATGGACTCTTCTGGTTTGTTCTGTGGTTCGTGGCCCTTATGTACATTTCAGCTCTAATACCCTCGGGAGATGTCGTTTCCGATATAAAGTCGTTATACTACGAGGGTCTGTTGCCCTTAATGATAGTGGCGTATCTATTGATCGAGCCGGTGGTCTCGGAGCTCTACTTCCGTGCCGTGATTTTCCAGAGACTCGTGGGGCGGAGCCGGCCGGCCGCATACCTTGCATCATCGCTCCTCTGGTCGTTTCTGCTCACAGCGCCGGAGGACTTGGGCGGTCTCGCCACAGCTCTTGTTATGTCGTTGTTGGGCATCATATTGGCGTATGCCTACGAGAGGGGAGGGTTTACCTCTTCGCTCA